In the Candidatus Zixiibacteriota bacterium genome, one interval contains:
- a CDS encoding protein kinase produces the protein MVDERIGNYKVLEQKGAGGMAKVYLAVHKDVPNLKVILKVLSDPNLVERFRGEAGNLALLDGHPNICRIKDFFTHGEDTIIAMEYIEGAALDEIHLAGSQMRVAEAIRITIEVLDILGFAHQKGVYHRDIKPGNIMLEKSGQPKIIDFGIAKGETDPNLTAAGTACGTPTYMSPEQFTPTENTNYALVDIYAVGTTLFWLLTGDVPFKGDNEFVIRDAKMFNDPPSPRSLNSEIPKSLEKIILRALAKDPKKRYGSTEAMRDALINCDDGEITEKSTREDATMAMSTGPSISRHERNWKLITGAVAACVVVVIVAVWLFFPTTSEEQPVGWAEIDISPSADSVLFDDSLLALKAPSVTIEAVPGQYSLRLIRSGATNSPIEEMITLSANQVTELNYEFTLAETSALAIGTVRIDVSPAADSIFLDDNLIARGKTTVSVEGTAGEHRLRLVKAKATNSPIVRTVIIAADQTERIQYRFNMPVVRDVSPPPSPPPSSILGTVIVASRPRGASITLDGAKQNKETPFTFNMKAGLHIIKLEYGSQVRVDTVDVVVADTHRVVVDFDN, from the coding sequence ATGGTTGATGAACGGATAGGTAACTACAAGGTCCTTGAGCAGAAGGGTGCCGGAGGTATGGCTAAGGTTTACCTGGCCGTGCACAAGGATGTCCCCAATCTCAAGGTTATACTCAAGGTTCTCAGTGATCCGAATCTGGTGGAGCGGTTTCGTGGGGAAGCGGGGAATCTGGCTCTGCTTGACGGTCATCCCAATATCTGTCGCATCAAGGATTTTTTCACGCACGGTGAAGATACCATTATCGCGATGGAATACATCGAAGGGGCGGCACTGGATGAAATTCACCTGGCCGGTTCTCAGATGCGGGTGGCGGAAGCAATCCGGATAACAATCGAAGTGTTGGATATCCTTGGTTTTGCCCATCAAAAAGGTGTCTACCACCGCGACATCAAGCCCGGCAACATCATGCTGGAGAAATCGGGCCAGCCCAAAATTATCGACTTTGGCATTGCTAAGGGCGAGACCGACCCCAATCTCACTGCGGCTGGTACTGCCTGTGGTACGCCGACTTACATGTCCCCTGAGCAGTTCACGCCAACCGAGAATACTAACTATGCGCTGGTCGATATCTACGCCGTCGGTACGACTCTTTTCTGGTTGCTAACTGGGGATGTTCCGTTCAAAGGGGACAATGAGTTTGTAATCCGTGATGCCAAGATGTTTAACGATCCTCCGTCCCCGAGATCATTGAACTCCGAGATACCCAAATCGCTGGAAAAGATCATTCTCAGAGCACTGGCCAAAGATCCCAAAAAACGCTACGGTTCTACTGAGGCGATGCGGGACGCTCTTATTAATTGCGATGATGGGGAGATCACAGAGAAATCGACCCGTGAAGATGCTACTATGGCGATGTCTACTGGACCATCGATCAGTCGTCACGAGCGGAATTGGAAGCTGATAACAGGGGCTGTAGCTGCTTGCGTGGTGGTTGTGATAGTCGCTGTCTGGTTGTTTTTTCCCACAACATCGGAGGAACAACCAGTAGGATGGGCCGAAATTGATATTTCTCCTTCAGCTGATTCGGTGTTGTTCGATGACAGTCTATTGGCACTAAAAGCACCTTCGGTCACAATCGAAGCTGTCCCCGGACAGTATTCACTTCGTCTGATTAGATCCGGTGCGACTAACTCTCCCATTGAAGAAATGATCACTCTCTCTGCCAACCAAGTCACAGAGCTTAACTACGAGTTTACGCTTGCTGAGACATCCGCCTTGGCAATAGGCACGGTGCGTATCGATGTCTCACCGGCCGCGGATTCAATCTTCTTAGATGATAATCTGATAGCTCGTGGAAAAACTACGGTGTCAGTGGAAGGAACGGCTGGAGAGCATCGTCTCCGTCTTGTTAAGGCTAAGGCGACCAACTCGCCAATTGTGAGGACCGTGATCATTGCAGCCGATCAGACAGAACGTATTCAGTATCGTTTCAATATGCCGGTTGTAAGAGACGTATCGCCCCCCCCATCTCCACCACCCTCTTCTATCCTGGGAACGGTTATTGTTGCTTCGCGTCCCCGCGGCGCGAGTATAACCCTTGACGGAGCCAAACAGAACAAGGAGACTCCGTTTACGTTCAACATGAAGGCCGGATTGCACATAATCAAATTGGAATATGGTTCGCAAGTACGGGTAGATACTGTTGATGTTGTGGTGGCTGACACTCATCGAGTCGTCGTAGATTTTGACAATTAG
- a CDS encoding tetratricopeptide repeat protein, with protein sequence MYIKTLILLLLVVLAVGCSQSFYSQGRKHLDSNRYSQAIDAFYSEIGKHPSSMYAWRELGVAFYKKGEYTQAEEALKQAAAIEPDSRTHLFLGLVYEAQELWDHALDAYAASLSLKPDGKTAVMTRAHIDLLMSKRIAREVAAAIENEASIDVEDIPTHTIAVSDFDGSLLPTETMPLARGLAEFVSIDLAKVRSLAVVERQKISAIMDELKLSTTGYVDSATVPRVGKLLGAHKLVTGSVLNIGDEGLRLDGTVVKTATGSQLAGAATEGELQKLFQMEKDFVFSIIAQLGITLSRAERDDIEEVPTESYLAFLAYSRGLEYQSMGMHDAARQEFDNALEYDAGFEEAGIQSESEAAAADVGSFGNTYDWLAGTSPDGDDMGTTDSGIDDYLASQPDMMGATEGSAYEIVAESEPLPGGTGTVIVEGNLDAQ encoded by the coding sequence ATGTATATCAAAACGTTGATCCTGTTACTACTGGTTGTACTCGCTGTTGGGTGCTCGCAGAGTTTCTATTCTCAGGGGAGAAAACACCTGGATAGTAATAGATATAGTCAGGCGATAGACGCGTTCTACAGTGAAATCGGTAAGCACCCGTCAAGCATGTACGCCTGGCGGGAATTGGGCGTCGCATTTTACAAGAAGGGTGAGTACACTCAGGCGGAGGAAGCTCTCAAACAAGCCGCTGCTATCGAGCCGGATAGTCGGACTCACCTGTTCCTGGGGTTGGTTTATGAGGCTCAGGAGTTGTGGGATCATGCTCTCGACGCTTACGCCGCCTCGCTCAGCTTGAAGCCAGACGGGAAGACCGCCGTGATGACCCGCGCCCATATCGACCTTCTTATGAGCAAGAGGATAGCCAGGGAAGTGGCTGCGGCTATTGAGAACGAGGCTTCGATTGATGTGGAGGATATTCCTACACACACAATTGCGGTCTCTGATTTCGATGGTTCTCTTCTGCCCACCGAGACGATGCCACTGGCACGCGGTCTGGCCGAGTTTGTCTCTATTGATCTGGCCAAAGTGCGATCCCTGGCCGTAGTCGAGCGCCAGAAGATCAGTGCTATTATGGACGAGCTGAAACTGAGCACGACTGGTTATGTCGATTCTGCCACAGTACCGCGTGTAGGTAAATTACTGGGAGCCCATAAACTGGTCACAGGCTCTGTCCTGAATATTGGTGATGAGGGCTTACGCCTTGACGGAACAGTAGTGAAGACGGCGACCGGTTCACAGTTAGCTGGCGCGGCCACCGAAGGAGAACTGCAGAAGCTCTTCCAGATGGAGAAGGATTTCGTATTCTCAATTATTGCTCAGCTTGGTATCACTCTTAGTCGTGCAGAACGGGACGACATTGAGGAGGTCCCGACCGAATCGTATCTTGCGTTCCTGGCGTATAGCCGGGGGCTCGAATACCAGTCTATGGGTATGCATGACGCCGCGCGTCAGGAGTTTGATAATGCCCTTGAATACGATGCCGGATTTGAGGAGGCTGGTATCCAGTCTGAAAGTGAGGCCGCTGCCGCTGATGTCGGCTCGTTTGGTAATACCTATGACTGGCTGGCCGGTACTTCACCGGATGGTGATGACATGGGAACTACCGATAGCGGTATCGACGATTATCTCGCCAG